One window of the Archangium primigenium genome contains the following:
- a CDS encoding ATPase — protein MPEQRRPGASPPGFDPPDFETDSSRSVTPRETPAASAGNTGATPRLRPTLGTGAPAAVRPPQPPVGTEPRRPAGPSAFLDRRPGPPADARPVDKRPPAPPPVATDTDMPSVIVEPQGTRRAAAPPPPPELPPAPPAGVERRTSAYGVSYSGPERRSNTGAMRRVEADAIGNAPRFVPPQPRNLEELGLNATMVEELVLKAIFFAGEMRGMDIANRLKLPTTVVDEVLEALRRQKYIDIRGGGGSGLGKSTMIYQLTTFATDVLRQILDRNRYNGPAPVPLQEWIQSVKKQSIRGNRITRQRMEDKFGDLIIRDYIFDGIGPAMNSGRAIFFYGPPGNGKTAICQGMVNCFEGDIFIPHAILIDDFIVRIYDSILHRPVEEEPGAPAYDRRWVRCRRPLVVVGGELTLDMLDLVYSPEVKYYEAPFQMKATNGMLLVDDFGRQKVSPKDLLNRWIVPLESDVDMLTLHTGKKVQVPFDVFSAFSTNLDPSDLVDDAFLRRVRYKLEVQRPDEDLFHQIFQVMCDKRGVDYDPDVVQYLINSHYTPHQRLFAACQPRDLLDQMIDMAHYRGEPPRLTRDLVDSAVRSYFVRFDKEKGA, from the coding sequence ATGCCCGAGCAGCGGAGGCCGGGGGCGAGTCCCCCCGGATTCGATCCCCCCGATTTCGAGACCGACAGCAGCCGAAGCGTCACGCCCCGGGAGACTCCCGCGGCCTCGGCGGGCAACACCGGGGCGACGCCTCGGCTCCGGCCCACCCTGGGCACCGGAGCCCCGGCCGCTGTCCGGCCGCCCCAGCCCCCCGTGGGCACCGAGCCGCGTCGGCCCGCCGGGCCCAGTGCCTTCCTGGATCGCCGTCCCGGGCCGCCCGCGGACGCCCGCCCCGTGGACAAGCGGCCCCCCGCGCCCCCGCCGGTGGCCACCGACACGGACATGCCCTCGGTGATCGTGGAGCCGCAGGGGACCCGCCGCGCGGCGGCGCCACCTCCGCCCCCCGAGCTGCCTCCCGCGCCCCCGGCCGGGGTCGAGCGCCGGACGTCGGCGTATGGCGTGTCCTACTCGGGGCCCGAGCGGCGCAGCAACACGGGCGCCATGCGCCGGGTGGAGGCGGACGCGATCGGCAACGCGCCGCGCTTCGTGCCGCCCCAGCCGCGCAACCTCGAGGAGCTGGGCCTCAACGCCACCATGGTGGAGGAGCTGGTCCTCAAGGCCATCTTCTTCGCCGGCGAGATGCGCGGCATGGACATCGCCAACCGGCTCAAGCTGCCCACCACCGTGGTGGACGAGGTGCTCGAGGCCCTGCGGCGCCAGAAGTACATCGACATCCGCGGCGGTGGCGGCTCGGGTCTGGGCAAGTCCACGATGATCTACCAGCTCACCACGTTCGCCACGGACGTGCTCAGGCAGATCCTCGACCGCAACCGCTACAACGGTCCGGCGCCGGTGCCCCTGCAGGAGTGGATCCAGTCGGTGAAGAAGCAGAGCATCCGCGGCAACCGCATCACCCGCCAGCGGATGGAGGACAAGTTCGGCGACCTCATCATCCGCGACTACATCTTCGATGGCATCGGTCCGGCGATGAACTCGGGCCGCGCCATCTTCTTCTACGGGCCCCCGGGCAACGGCAAGACGGCCATCTGCCAGGGCATGGTGAACTGCTTCGAGGGGGACATCTTCATCCCCCACGCCATCCTCATCGACGACTTCATCGTCCGCATCTACGACAGCATCCTGCACCGCCCGGTGGAGGAAGAGCCCGGGGCGCCCGCGTATGACCGGCGCTGGGTGCGCTGCCGTCGGCCGCTCGTGGTCGTGGGCGGCGAGCTCACGCTGGACATGCTGGATCTCGTGTACTCGCCCGAGGTGAAGTACTACGAGGCGCCCTTCCAGATGAAGGCCACCAACGGGATGCTCCTCGTGGACGACTTCGGCCGCCAGAAGGTGTCCCCGAAGGATCTGCTCAACCGGTGGATCGTCCCGCTGGAGAGCGACGTGGACATGCTCACGCTGCACACGGGCAAGAAGGTCCAGGTGCCCTTCGACGTGTTCTCCGCCTTCTCCACCAACCTGGACCCGAGCGACCTGGTGGACGACGCCTTCCTGCGGCGCGTGCGCTACAAGCTCGAGGTGCAGCGGCCCGACGAGGATCTGTTCCATCAGATCTTCCAGGTCATGTGTGACAAGCGCGGCGTGGACTACGACCCGGACGTGGTGCAGTACCTCATCAACTCGCACTACACGCCGCACCAGCGCCTGTTCGCCGCGTGCCAGCCGCGCGACCTGCTGGATCAGATGATCGACATGGCGCACTACCGCGGCGAGCCGCCCCGGCTCACGCGGGACCTGGTGGACAGCGCGGTGCGCAGCTACTTCGTGCGCTTCGACAAGGAGAAGGGCGCCTGA
- a CDS encoding WbqC family protein, which translates to MSEPSGVLVAEQPHYLPWLDFYEQVARSDTLLVLDNVQWLRRGWQRRTRVALPVGTPLPPPTESAFQWLTIPLEGAHRDTRLGDLAVEPNQPWPRKHLATLTTLYGRRPYFRAQVLPRLEAFYAEAARERGPGSLLRTLLASQALFHEPLGLSPRVVLASTLGRPVEEKTERLAAYCTRLGHDTYYSAVGSVYLKPGPFRDVGARLLWQNFRYPPYDQGRPGERFVMGLSIVDVLSNVPVDEVRAWLAPKPWGPFAPRAPGAAS; encoded by the coding sequence GTGAGCGAGCCGTCCGGAGTCCTCGTCGCCGAGCAACCCCACTACCTGCCCTGGCTGGACTTCTACGAGCAGGTGGCGCGCTCGGACACCCTGCTGGTGCTGGACAACGTGCAGTGGCTGCGGCGGGGCTGGCAGCGCCGCACGCGCGTGGCCCTGCCCGTGGGCACGCCCCTGCCCCCGCCCACCGAGTCCGCCTTCCAGTGGCTCACCATCCCCCTGGAGGGCGCCCACCGCGACACGCGCCTCGGCGACCTGGCGGTGGAGCCGAACCAGCCCTGGCCCCGCAAGCACCTGGCCACCCTGACGACGCTCTACGGCCGGCGCCCCTACTTCCGCGCCCAGGTGCTGCCCCGGCTGGAGGCCTTCTACGCCGAGGCCGCCCGCGAGCGCGGTCCGGGCTCGCTCCTGCGCACCCTCCTGGCGAGCCAGGCCCTCTTCCACGAGCCCCTGGGCCTGTCGCCCCGCGTGGTGCTCGCCTCGACGCTGGGGCGCCCGGTGGAGGAGAAGACGGAGCGCCTGGCGGCGTACTGCACCCGGCTCGGGCACGACACGTACTACTCCGCCGTGGGCTCGGTGTACCTGAAGCCCGGTCCCTTCCGGGACGTGGGGGCGCGGCTGCTCTGGCAGAACTTCCGCTACCCCCCGTACGACCAGGGCCGCCCCGGCGAGCGCTTCGTGATGGGCCTGTCCATCGTGGACGTGCTGTCCAACGTGCCCGTGGACGAGGTGCGCGCGTGGCTCGCCCCCAAACCCTGGGGGCCCTTCGCCCCGCGCGCGCCCGGCGCCGCGTCCTAG